In a single window of the bacterium genome:
- a CDS encoding alpha-ketoacid dehydrogenase subunit beta translates to MAKLNMVQAINMALHQEMAKDRDVLVLGEDVAVDGGVFRLTEGLLEKFGRERVIDTPLAESAILGTSIGMALAGLKPVCEMQFSGFSYLMMGQFEAHATRMRARTHGQFNVPMVIRMPYGGGVRALEHHSESREATYAHLPGAKVVIPSGPRNARALLLAAIRDPDPVVFMEPKHSYRAFREEVPDEEEVLPIGKAQVVQEGTDLTLISWGAMMRPALKAAAQVEQERGTSIEIIDLLTISPLDYPAFTESVKKTGRCVVVQEAPRTYGVSSEIAARINDESFLYLEAPVARLTGYDVVTPYFGREKSYIPNAARVVHAINQTLDF, encoded by the coding sequence ATGGCCAAGCTGAACATGGTCCAGGCCATCAACATGGCCCTCCACCAGGAGATGGCGAAGGACAGGGACGTGCTCGTCCTGGGCGAGGACGTGGCCGTCGACGGCGGCGTCTTCCGCCTCACCGAGGGCCTGCTCGAGAAGTTCGGCCGCGAGCGCGTCATCGACACGCCGCTGGCCGAGAGCGCCATCCTCGGCACCAGCATCGGGATGGCCCTGGCCGGCCTGAAGCCCGTCTGCGAGATGCAGTTCTCCGGCTTCAGCTACCTGATGATGGGCCAGTTCGAGGCCCACGCCACCCGCATGCGCGCCCGCACCCACGGCCAGTTCAACGTGCCCATGGTGATCCGTATGCCCTACGGCGGCGGCGTGCGCGCGTTGGAGCACCACTCCGAGAGTCGGGAAGCGACGTATGCCCACCTGCCGGGCGCCAAGGTCGTCATCCCCAGCGGGCCGCGGAACGCGCGGGCCCTGCTGCTGGCGGCGATCCGCGATCCGGACCCCGTGGTGTTCATGGAGCCCAAGCACTCGTACCGCGCCTTCCGCGAGGAGGTGCCCGACGAGGAGGAGGTGCTCCCCATCGGCAAGGCCCAGGTGGTGCAGGAGGGCACCGACCTGACGCTCATCAGCTGGGGCGCCATGATGCGCCCGGCCCTGAAGGCCGCGGCCCAGGTCGAGCAGGAGCGAGGCACGAGCATCGAGATCATCGACCTGCTCACCATCTCGCCCCTCGACTACCCGGCCTTCACCGAGTCCGTGAAGAAGACGGGGCGCTGCGTCGTGGTCCAGGAGGCCCCGCGCACCTACGGCGTCTCGAGCGAGATCGCCGCGCGCATCAACGACGAGTCGTTCCTCTATCTCGAGGCACCCGTCGCCCGGCTGACCGGCTATGATGTGGTGACGCCGTACTTCGGCCGCGAGAAGAGCTACATTCCCAACGCGGCCCGGGTGGTGCACGCCATCAACCAGACCCTCGACTTCTAG
- the pdhA gene encoding pyruvate dehydrogenase (acetyl-transferring) E1 component subunit alpha, whose protein sequence is MPRKSIAKFDVEYLQVLDENGTLDAALDPGLSQEQAVTMYRWMRLARVLDERMLKLQRQGRLGTFPPCTGQEAISIPIALEMQANDWFVGAFRELGGRLVRGEPLTSTLYYYNGWEEGNILPSRDLRLTPVSVVIGCQIEHAAGLAYAARYKGEDAAAVAFIGDGGTSEGDFFEGLNFAAVWKAPVVYVVQNNQWAISIPRDEQTSSRTLAQKGLAFDMPVIQVDGNDPLAVTVAIREALARARAGEGPSLIEAVTYRLMMHTTADDPKKYRTEDEEKCAWEKEPLIRTRKWLESKGWWDEAQEEALLADAKTRVDAAVEEFESPKDWQQDEPFRHVFGTEHHVISAQHRDFLDNVAREGGN, encoded by the coding sequence ATGCCCAGAAAATCCATCGCGAAGTTCGACGTCGAGTACCTGCAGGTCCTGGACGAGAACGGCACCCTCGATGCCGCCCTCGACCCGGGCCTCAGCCAGGAGCAGGCGGTCACCATGTACCGCTGGATGCGCCTGGCCCGCGTGCTGGACGAGCGCATGCTCAAGCTCCAGCGCCAGGGCCGCCTCGGCACCTTCCCGCCCTGCACCGGGCAGGAGGCCATCTCGATCCCCATCGCCCTGGAGATGCAGGCCAACGACTGGTTCGTCGGCGCCTTCCGCGAGCTCGGCGGCCGCCTCGTGCGCGGCGAGCCCCTCACCTCCACGCTGTACTACTACAACGGCTGGGAAGAGGGGAACATCCTGCCGAGCCGCGATCTGCGCCTGACGCCGGTGAGCGTGGTCATCGGTTGCCAGATCGAGCACGCGGCGGGGCTCGCCTACGCCGCCCGCTACAAGGGCGAGGACGCGGCGGCCGTGGCCTTCATCGGCGACGGCGGCACCAGCGAGGGCGACTTCTTCGAGGGCCTGAACTTCGCCGCCGTGTGGAAGGCGCCGGTGGTCTACGTGGTGCAGAACAACCAGTGGGCCATCTCCATCCCCCGCGACGAGCAGACCTCGAGCCGCACCCTGGCCCAGAAGGGCCTCGCCTTCGACATGCCGGTGATCCAGGTCGACGGCAACGATCCCCTCGCCGTCACCGTCGCGATCCGCGAGGCCCTGGCCCGGGCCCGCGCCGGCGAGGGCCCGTCCCTCATCGAGGCCGTCACCTACCGCCTGATGATGCACACCACCGCCGACGACCCGAAGAAGTACCGCACCGAGGACGAAGAGAAGTGCGCCTGGGAGAAGGAGCCCCTCATCCGCACCCGCAAGTGGCTCGAGAGCAAGGGGTGGTGGGACGAGGCGCAGGAGGAGGCCCTGCTCGCCGACGCCAAGACCCGGGTCGACGCCGCGGTCGAGGAATTCGAGTCGCCCAAGGACTGGCAGCAGGACGAGCCCTTCCGGCACGTCTTCGGCACCGAGCACCACGTCATCAGCGCCCAGCACCGGGACTTCCTGGACAACGTCGCGCGCGAAGGGGGCAACTAG
- a CDS encoding ferritin yields the protein MLTPKLLAALNQQINEEYYSSYLYRAMVAWFESTNLDGCAHWMRMQADEEHLHALKIFNYVLDRGGKVELKAVKAPPAEWDNPLAAFEAALDHEKFMTASISKLADLAIDEKDHATNNVMQWYVSEQVEEEAQVDDIVNKLRLVGQDGPGLFMIDRELKARMAPVNPDGIV from the coding sequence ATGTTGACCCCGAAGCTCCTCGCAGCCCTGAACCAGCAGATCAACGAAGAGTACTACTCGAGCTACCTCTATCGCGCGATGGTGGCCTGGTTCGAGAGCACCAACCTGGACGGCTGCGCCCACTGGATGCGCATGCAGGCCGACGAGGAGCATCTGCACGCCCTGAAGATCTTCAACTACGTGCTCGACCGCGGCGGCAAGGTGGAATTGAAGGCCGTCAAGGCTCCGCCGGCCGAGTGGGACAACCCGCTGGCCGCCTTCGAGGCCGCCCTGGACCACGAGAAGTTCATGACCGCCTCCATCTCCAAGCTGGCCGACCTGGCCATCGACGAGAAGGACCACGCCACCAACAACGTGATGCAGTGGTACGTGTCGGAGCAGGTCGAAGAGGAGGCCCAGGTCGACGACATCGTCAACAAGCTGCGCCTCGTGGGCCAGGACGGCCCCGGCCTGTTCATGATCGACCGCGAATTGAAGGCGCGGATGGCGCCGGTGAACCCGGACGGCATCGTCTAG